Within Lolium rigidum isolate FL_2022 chromosome 5, APGP_CSIRO_Lrig_0.1, whole genome shotgun sequence, the genomic segment AGAGGCCAGATTTCAAAATAGCTCCAGCAGAGGCAGTGGCGGAGGCAGGAAAATAATATGAAAGGGGCCAATGAAAGAAAACAGAGCACCAAATTTGTTAGGAAGGGCCAGACTAGTAAAAATGTCTACTTTTGTGGGGATTTTTGCATAGAAAAGCATGTGTATATAGTGAAAATTTCCAATGTATGTGGGGCCAGGGCCACACTGGTCTCCCCTGTCTCCGCCACTGGCGAGAGGTCAAATGaggtactccctctgtcctaaaATACTTATCTAAACAAAGTTAAGCAAGTTATTTTGATACAGAGATAGTATTAGTTTTGTCAAAAGgttagatttgtcaaaaaaaaatacgACATCCAGTACATTTTCGGCAGCACCGATGCAGGGAAGCGAGGGCAAGGGGCAGACATGACGTAGGATCTTCTTTCACCAAAGTAGCAGAACTAAACTCAAAGTTCATCCATAATACTATCTACCGTGCAGCAATTGTAGCAACAAGACTTTCCTCGTGCCATCACGCATTGTTCCTAATACAGAAAAGAGCTAGGAAAGGCTAGTCCTACAGATAACGATGAAGCCAAATTATAACGAATGAGTATGATAAGTTAGAAGCAAAAATAAAATGATTAAGAGCAAATATTGAGCGGTTAGGTCAAACTATACACACGGTTGTACAGTTTTACCTTCTACGACAAAACCATGAGGATAGAAATAATACATCTCATATACCAATTCAAACAACACAAACGAATCAAGCAGGCAATGCTGACATTTTCGGTAGCCAACAACCAACTTCCAGAGCAATGGCTATAACTCTACTATATCAAACAACAGTCAACTTGCTGGAAACACTGAAAACAGGGAGGATGATAGAATATACATTCTAATTTGTATAACACGTGTGCAGACTAGAGAAACCTGGAGCAGCATAGAATAACTCTACTAAGTCAAGACGCAAATGTGTCACACCACATGAGGCAAAAGAAAGCAATTAAAAACAGAATCTACATTGGTGTTGTTTACCTGGTACACACCACAGAAATCATGTTCTCATCCTTCTCTGGCACCTCAGCTTTGATATCACCCTTCAACAATGCCCCAAATTCAAACAAAATAGTCTCTCAAAAAAAATTTCAAACAAAATAGAAAGAACAGATAGTTCAGAACCTCTTCATACAACATATCTTCGGAAAATACTAATATGTAGCTATTCCTCTGTTTGGCTCCAAGGTTATCAAACTACTAATTACAAATGTGTCCACATAAAAGTTCAAGAAAATATGCGACTAACCATCACTCATTTTTGTACCAAACAAACACTAATCACAATTAAACGTAAAAGAGTTCATTCATTTGGAGTTTCATGCTACTATTCTAGCAAGGGAAAAAAGAGAGAGCAATAGAGATATTGGTTTCTTCAACTTCGCTGGGGCAAAAGAGATCTATGAAAAGGGGAAATGCCCAGGAAATATTCTCTGTGCCTGTTTTCAGTTTTGAAGAACACCAATATTCCAACGGCAGTCAAGTAAACACACCAGAGCAAGGTGAATAAGGTTCTTAATACATTGGACATGACTGTCATCGTTCTTCAATTGGCATTGGTGCATTTACTAAAATGTCACTATTTTTACAAGTGAAAACTTCATAGAGCTTGCAGAGAACTACTAATAGTATGTAAGATCATATGAGAAAAAAGAGTGAGAACTCTAATTCCAAGAGTACGTTAACTTATCTTCTATGGCATATACATGGAAATAAGAGATGAAAAAACGCTAATTTACTGCAGTTTTTTCAGTTTAACTTTTTTTTTAAAGTTTTTTCTGTTTAACTGTTATACCTAACGTAATTCAATTGCTAGGATGCTAAGATTGAGGCAGCACATAGATGAAAATTCTTCACGTGACTAATCCACCGTCCAAGGATATTTCAGCAGTCTTCACACACAACACAAAACCACATGCTGGAACAATTCATACTTCAGATATAAACATGATCTAAAGCGCCAACTATCATCTGATGCCAATCTCTTTCCAACCTACCGGTTAAAAAAAATCTAAGTAATAAGTCTTACTATCCTACAAACCAGCAGATACCAGATTTTATAAACAAGTGACCAACTCCTCAAGGAATATGCCAAATCCATGAGGGAGAAGAAAAGAATCACCTGGTGCCCTTCCCCTTGCCTGCAGCAGCAGAGGACACTCATATTCTTCTCTGGCTTGGAGATCTCAAGTCTTTCTCCAAGATCTGTGAGACAAGAAATACAATTGCCTCGCTGAAACCAACCATTCACCGGTCAGTTTGTTCTTAGGAAAAACAGAAGAAGCGGCGCTTAATAAATAGGCAGTTTGTTGTCAGCAAAACACCAACATGGTAACAAGCTTCATACAGATACTGGACAGTAAACATGATATTTGAAATAGTCTTAATTAAGAAACTCAACATAAAGCCAGGATCCCTGGACAGAATACTCCATCGTCCTTCATCTATCGTGGACCACAAAAACTAGATAATCCTACGACTCTTGCCAATTAGCTGGCACTTCATCTTATCTAAAAGTTACTATCCATTGTTATCTAAGATTATATGATCAAAATTCACCATTGACAAACAACTAAACCTTGACAAATGTCTCTGAATGCAGCGGCTTGATTGCAGCAGCATCAGGCTCGCTGAGGATTATCTGGGCATTTGGAGAGGACTTTTCGAGGGGCAGTAGTTTTGTTTGAAGAAAATCGGATGTATTCAGATGATCCTTTTGGGGCCCTCCTGGGTAATCACTTTCAGGAGTAAACAACATCAATTGGTTGAGACAAGCAGACTTCTTCAACACAAAGCTTACTAGCCGCATTTCATTGTGATGACCCATGAAATTCGTCATCTTGAGCAACATAAGGTTTTCACAGCCATTCTGTGGCTCATCTAATGGTTGTCCTCCATCAGAGAACTCTCTCTTTGACCCATCTTCCTTTGATTGACCTTCCGCAAACCCTTGTTCCTCTGACCTGTTTTCCTTTGGTTGATCTTCCTCAGATTCGTCTTCTTGGGAGTGATTTGCCTCTGAGTCGCCTTCTTGTGAGTGATCTTCCTCCGAGTCATCTTCTTGTGAGTGATTTTCTTCCGAGTCGCCTTCTTGTGAGTGATCTTCCTCTGAGTCGGCTTCTTGTGGGTGATCTTCCTCTGAGTCGTCTTCTTGTGAGTGATCTTCCTCTGAGTGGTCTTCTTGCGAGTGATCTTCCTCTGAACCATCTTCATCTGATTCATCTCCGTTTGCGTGATCTTCCTCTGATTCATATTGCTCTGATTGATCTTCCTCGGACTCTTCTCCCTTGGACAGATCTTCTTCTGATGTTTCAGCCTCAGACAGCTCTTCCTCTGATTCTGATGGCTCTTCGTATGGCTTATATTGATAACTCCTTGTTGGAAGCTACAAGAGGGTGTAGTAAGCATTCGAAGAACTGGAACACAGGCAGACAACAATAGCAGGCATACAATACAATGACTATTAATGGAGGACGGTCATCATCtaaagtagtactccctccgttcgtgtTTAATTGACGCCCTACATGCATACAAGCTCTACTAGCTAGGTTGTACTCCCGTGTCTATTAAACAAGAACAGAGGCAGTAGTATCTAACTAAGAGATGGCATTCACCTGCACAAATAGTCTCTCCAATCGAAGGGTGCAGCAGGTCGTTAGGAAAGCCATAATGTCATTAAAATTTTCGTTGTACATGGCAAACATCAGCAGCTGCACCTCTCTGAGATTCTGTAATTTGCATGAGGCAGCATTTCCAGCGATTGATCTGGCACGAGCCTTGGCAGAAACTCTCTGCAATGTAAAAAAGCAAAGAAGAAGCATATGAGTAACTGAGCAGTGGAATCAACACGATGTAATGAAATACGGTAAGCAACGAACCCGCAAGGCACTGCTGCAGACGGTAAGCACGGTGAGATTAGAGAGGCTTATGAGTGTACCAAGCCAACATCCCCGGAACTTGCAGAGTCTCCCGCGTGCATCGTATATGGTGCACCGCGATCTCAGCCAACGGCAGGCAGGTCCCCCAAAGCAGATGTAAAGGTCGTCAATGGCAGAGCTGGTAGGGATTTCGTCGGCGGCCATGTAGCAGCCACTGTAACGGAAGGAGCGGAGGCTGGATAAATTGCCGAGGAAAACGTCGGTGAGCAGTTTACACTCCGCAACAGTGACGTTCTTCAGCCTAGCCCCGGCTCCCATGAGGTAGGCGCAGCGCAGCTCGCAGTAGCGTATGTCAAGGGTGCGGAGGAGGGGGCATGCGGCGACCAAGTTGAGGAGGCTTTCGTCGGAGATGGTGACGTGGTGGAGGTGGATCACCTCGAGGACAGAGTAGTGGTGGGAGTCGTACGGGAAGTGACCGACGTGAATGCAAGTGAGGGAGAGACGTGCGAGGTGTGGGTTGCCGCCCGTCGGCAGTCGAAAAATGAAGAAATTGTAGATCTTTTTGGATTTAGAGAGGTGGATGTCGAGGTCCGCGACAGCGCAGGCGGCGGCGTAGTCGAGGCAACGGCCGGAATCCTTGTCGTTGAGCTGGCCGATCTGGCACGAGAGGGAGAACCGgtcgaggcgccgccgcccgcgccgctccagggAGTCCAGGAGCGGCTGCGGCGAATCGCCCGGGGCGAGCCGGAAGTCCAGTGAGGCAGGCGCcggccagcggcgcgtccagagcgCGCGCCGGTGCGGATGGCGGATTTGAACGGGAGGAGGCCGAGGATGTGCAGCTGCAGCGGCTCCGGCAGATCCGAGATACGGTCCTCCTCCGCCACTTGATCCCCTTCCACATCCGTCCGCCGCTCCTTCGAGCCGCCAGCGGAATCGAATTCCGTCGCCATGCTCTCCCGTCGCCACTCACAGCGCCACCGTTTTTttggttgtttttttttttttttgacgctTAAACATGGACTTCCATTAAAATGGCTCAGCTAAATCACTGGCCAAAATAGTAACGATACAACTGGGGACAGGGCCATCCCAGTGGGAGTCAATAGACTCAGAATTTGCTCCCAGCTTTGCAAGCTCATGGGCAGCATTGTTACAGGTGCGGCGACAAAAAGAGAACTGAAAAGAATCAAAGTTTAAAGTGCACAGGCTTCTAGCCTTCTTCATCACCACACCAATTGGAATATCATAGTCGTTGCTCTTCAGGGCTTGTACCAGAGTAGACGTGTCCGACTCAAAGATGATGCGATTGGCGCCAATCTCGTTGGCACCNNNNNNNNNNNNNNNNNNNNNNNNNNNNNNNNNNNNNNNNNNNNNNNNNNNNNNNNNNNNNNNNNNNNNNNNNNNNNNNNNNNNNNNNNNNNNNNNNNNNGGATCGCGGCGAGACGAGGCCACGGCTTCGATTCAAGAGCACTCACGAGGTGCGAGGACTTACCCGAACCTGCCGCAATGAAATTGCCCGCCTGGTCTCGGATAACATAGCCCCAGCCACCCGTTCCGGCACCGGCAAGGTAGGAGCCATCGAAGTTTACCTTGACATGATTATCCGGAGGCTTTGCCCACTTGTGTATGTCAGGGGGCTTTGGCGGTTTAACTGGCTTCTTCAAAGATAAGAAATCAACCAGCAGCCTCTCAACTTTGGAGCACACCGCCCTGGGGTCCGTGATGCTCTCGCCAGCATTCACTTTGTTGCGGATGTTCCACCACTCccacatgaatgttgccgcgcgcAGCTGAGTGTCATCATCACAGTTCCACAACTCAGTGAGAAGGTCGCGCGAGGAAGTGCGGAGAGAGTTTATCCCGGAGGTTACCCGGCCCAAGGATATTCCAACAAGCCTTTGCAGCTTTGCATTTCAAAAAGACATGGCCCCCATCCTCATCCTGCCTGTTGCATACAGGGCATCTAGTGTCCAGGTCCACTCCGATCCTATGAATCTTCATACGATTTGCAAGGCTGTTGTGTGCAACACGCCACAGAAACATCTTGGTTTTGGTCGGGGCCTTCAAGTGCCAAATATGGTTCCAATCAAAAGATGGCCTGGGGTCATTGTTGGACGCAGAGCTAGCCGCCTCCTTGCCCGAGTTCCTGTCCCGCAGCATCACCCCAAGCTTGTAAGCAGACTTGACAGAGAACTGGCCTCTAGGATCGAAGTGCCAAGCCAGAAAGTCCTCCATGCCCTCGCAGACTTTGATGGAGAGAATAGCCTTCACATCATCAGGCTGGAAGAGGCTGGCGACAAGGTCAGCGTCCCAATTGCCAGTGATGGGGTTCAGGAGATCAGCCACAAGAGAAATAGGCGATCGACCGCGCAAGGATCTTGGTCTTCTAGTGTCACCAACAGGGAGCCAGGGGTCACGCCAAACTTTGATGTTGGTGCCATCGCCAACGCGTCAGATCAGCCCCTCCTTGAGGAGGGCCAGTCCTTTCAAAATGCTGCGCCAGGTATAGGAGATGCCCGGGGCTGCCACCGCTTCCAAGATGTTGCCATTAGGGAAATACTTTGCTCGGAGCACCCTGCCACAGAGAGACTCAGGATCTTGAAGCAAACGCCAACCCTGCTTGGCGAGCATGGCCATATTAAACAGATGCAGGTCCCTAAAACCAAGCCCTCCAACACACTTTGGTTTGGACAGGCACTCCCAACTCAGCCAATGGTGTCTTTCCTCATCCTGGTTGTTCCACCAATATCGACAAACCATGGAACTAATGTCGTCACAGAAGGTTTTGGTGATGTCGAAGCAGGACATGGCATAGGTTGGGATGGCTTGAGCCACAGCTTTCACCAAAATTTCTTTCCCAGCCCTGGAGAGGAATTTTTCTTTCCAGCCCTGGATTTTCTTCCAGATTTTCTCCTTGAGGTAGTCGAAAGCCAGCGAGACAGATCTGCCTAGGTGGACAGGCAACCCAAGGTATCTATCAGAGAAAGCCTCATCAGCTATGTGGAGAAGGCCCTTGAACTTTCTTTTGGCCGTGGAAGAGGTTCCCTTACTGAACATCACAGCCGATTTTTCCTTGTTGACCATTTggccagaggcatcttcatagagAGCGAGAATGTCCTGAAGCTTTTTTGCACTCTGATCATTTActttcaagaagatgagagagtcATCAGCAAAAAACAGGTGGTTTATGCGAGGGGCAGCCGGACAAACCTGGACACCTTGCAAAGAACCGTCCTCCTCAGCCTTCTTGAAGAGAGCAGAGAGGCCCTCAGCACACAATATGAAGAGATACGGGGACAAAGGGCATCCCTGGCGCAGGCCGCGCTGCGGAGTAATAACCTCAGTAAGGTTGTTGTTGACTTTCACTCTGTAAGTGACAGAGGTAATGCAGCGCATCACCAACTCAACCCAGTGGGAGTTAAAGCCCAACTTCAGCATCATATTCTTTAAAAAAGACCATTCAACCCGGTCAAAAGCTTTGCTCATATCAAGCTTGACAGCAGCCAGGCCATCTCTGCCCCCCTTCCGCGTGTGCATAAAGTGAGTAGTCTCATAAGCGATCAAGATGTTATCAGTGATCACTCTTCCCGCCACAAACGCACTTTGGCTTTGAGAAAtgatgtcatccaagacctcttTAAATCTACAGGCAATCACCTTGGAGACAATCTTGAAGACAAGGTTGCAAAGGCTAATGGGCCTGAGATCCTTTATTCGCTCAGGGTTGGTGACCTTGGGGATCAGCACGATCACGGTCTCATTCCAACCTGCTGGAATAGCCCCACCATTCAGAACACCTAGCACTTCCTGCTGCACCTTGTCGCCAACCAGGTCCCAGAAGCGCTTGTAGAAAATGGCAGGCATGCCATCAGGACCGGGGGCCTTGAGATCCCCCATGGAGTTTAGGGCAAGCTTGATATCATCACAACAAAAAGGCTTCCTAAGGAAGGAATTCATCTCAGGGGTGACAATAGAGGGAACCGCCTCAAGAAGTTTAGACTCCCTAGTACCAGCCGAAGAGGTGAAAAGATTTTGATAATAAGAAGCAATCAGGGATCTCAGATTTTCCTCCCATTCCACGACCGTGCCATCATCAGTCTTCAACTTCTTCAGTCGATTCATCTTTTTCCTTTCCGAGGCACAAGCATGGAAAAAACTGGTGTTCTTATCGCCGTCCTTCAGCCAGTGGGCCTTGGCACGCTGCTTCCAGAAGATATTTTTCTGATCTTGAAGGCGCTCGAGCTTATATCTAAGCATGTGTTCCAAAGCAACCTGCTCATTGGAAATATCCCTTTTCCTACAGCGATTCAGCTCTTTCTTCGCTTTCTTGATACGGTTTTGGAGATCCCCCAGAATATCTTTGCTCCAAATATGGAGCTCAGCGCCCACCTTCCTAATGGCATCCGCGACAACGACATCCCCAGAGAGAAAGGCAAGCTGCCAGGCGTTTTGAACAACCCCCTCACACTCCTCTTCCTCGAGCCAGCATGCTTCAAACTTTGGTTGCTCCCTCACACCCGAGGAGCCACTGCCATGAGGATCCGGGTCCAAGATCACAATGACAGGCCTATGATCAGAATGCCTGGGGTCCCCATTGATAGCCTTGTAGGCCGGGAAATGAGTTCTCCACTCCAAATTGGCCACCGACCTGTCCAGTCTTTCTTTGATATATGTGTCCGCACGTTGGCTGTGATTTCGCCAAGTATATGGGTCGCCAATAAACCCCAAGTCCTCCAGCTCACAGAACTCCAGAGCCATTCTGAACTTGTCCATGCAGAATTGCTTCTTAGGGACACCACCCTGCTTCTCGCTGGCAAAGAGGACCTCGTTGAAATCTCCAAAACACATCCATGGTAGATCAGACTGACCATGAAGAATGCGTAGTAGCTTCCAAGTCTTCTCCCTTGCACCCGCCTGCGGCTCACCATAGATGCCCGTGAGCCTCCATGTGAAGCCATCATCGCCGGTGATGACCGCATCAATGTGGTAGCGGGACATCCCCGGATTCACAGCAAGATTAACGTCTTTCTTCCAAAGCAGGGCCAAACCCCCACTCCGGCCGTCACAACTCTTCACCTCCATGTTTGGCATGTTCAACAGCACTTGAATGCGCTTCATCCCCTCCTTGTCAAGCTTTGTTTCAGACAAGAAGAGAACATCAGGAGCTTCTGCCTTCCATAACTCAAGAAGGCCCAAAACTGCCGGCTGGTTCCCAAGCCCCCGGCAGTTGTATGCAATAGCTTTCATTGCTTACTGCAGGGCTGAATAGGCAGCCCCGCGTCAGAATTAACACCCTTCCCGGATGAGTTGCGCACATACACCGAACGTTGAGTTTTTTGTTCTTGGCCACTCCTTAGCTTCTTCACGCTGCCTTGTCCAGTGTCAAAACCTGCACCACAAGTTCCAGCCCCAGTCACACAGGACGACCTCACAGGTACCACAACCAAAGCAGAGCTCTTGTCAATTTGATCGATCAAATCCCCTTCGGGGGAAGACACACCAGCCCCCACGCTGCATTCACTAGGCTTCCTCTTCAAAGTGGGTTGAACCAGAGAGC encodes:
- the LOC124654527 gene encoding uncharacterized protein LOC124654527, translating into MGAGARLKNVTVAECKLLTDVFLGNLSSLRSFRYSGCYMAADEIPTSSAIDDLYICFGGPACRWLRSRCTIYDARGRLCKFRGCWLGTLISLSNLTVLTVCSSALRRVSAKARARSIAGNAASCKLQNLREVQLLMFAMYNENFNDIMAFLTTCCTLRLERLFVQLPTRSYQYKPYEEPSESEEELSEAETSEEDLSKGEESEEDQSEQYESEEDHANGDESDEDGSEEDHSQEDHSEEDHSQEDDSEEDHPQEADSEEDHSQEGDSEENHSQEDDSEEDHSQEGDSEANHSQEDESEEDQPKENRSEEQGFAEGQSKEDGSKREFSDGGQPLDEPQNGCENLMLLKMTNFMGHHNEMRLVSFVLKKSACLNQLMLFTPESDYPGGPQKDHLNTSDFLQTKLLPLEKSSPNAQIILSEPDAAAIKPLHSETFVKV